One Hemitrygon akajei chromosome 11, sHemAka1.3, whole genome shotgun sequence DNA segment encodes these proteins:
- the LOC140735161 gene encoding immunoglobulin lambda-1 light chain-like, translated as MLGRSLTEGMSPVLHLLLALMVHLPGILAVPVLNQTPVSCPVSAGQTARLECRIQNGNVGSYEIGWDRHRPGKRPEGLIRHTTGNNIYRGPGITERFQPFRDTSTNSHILTIDNLEPGDSAVYYCKVWESGVAWFYGPGTILEIKSSESRKPSVLLLPPSPEETSSGSATLSCLVRGFKPGLIALRWSVDGVETESGVTTGAVSTDTDQTYKLSSYLRVPVAAWNKGSSYSCSVSHSSLSSQLRKTISSSACAQ; from the exons ATGTTAGGACGCTCGCTGACGGAAGGAATGTCGCCAGTTCTGCATCTCCTGTTGGCTTTAATGGTCCATTTACCAG GTATCCTGGCGGTCCCAGTCCTCAATCAGACCCCAGTGTCTTGTCCTGTCTCCGCAGGACAAACTGCCCGCTTAGAGTGCCGAATACAGAACGGAAACGTTGGGAGTTACGAAATTGGTTGGGACCGACATCGTCCCGGGAAGAGACCGGAGGGGCTGATACGCCATACCACGGGTAATAACATTTACAGAGGACCCGGCATCACCGAACGTTTCCAACCGTTCAGAGACACCTCCACCAACAGTCACATCCTGACCATCGACAACTTGGAGCCCGGCGACTCGGCCGTCTATTACTGCAAAGTGTGGGAAAGTGGCGTGGCTTGGTTCTATGGACCGGGGACAATCCTGGAGATAAAGA GTAGCGAGAGCAGAAAGCCCTCGGTTctcctgctccctccctccccgGAGGAGACCAGCTCGGGATCTGCCACACTATCCTGCCTCGTGAGAGGCTTCAAGCCGGGTTTGATAGCGCTGCGCTGGAGCGTGGATGGCGTGGAGACAGAGAGTGGCGTGACGACAGGCGCCGTGTCCACGGACACCGACCAGACCTACAAACTGAGCAGTTACCTACGGGTTCCCGTCGCTGCCTGGAACAAGGGATCGAGCTATTCCTGCAGCGTGAGTCACAGCTCGCTGAGCTCGCAGCTGCGCAAAACCATCTCTTCGTCCGCCTGTGCGCAGTGA